The following are encoded together in the Rhizoctonia solani chromosome 10, complete sequence genome:
- a CDS encoding methyltransferase domain protein translates to MPLPFPLEIIPHYIQVVQLGLVPTLRDILSQPSLLLNPPRVSQLFFSHVWLILGPNIDSNNRSTKHELLYPHASGVVIDIGAGHGHTMQYLDRKRVTRYVAIEPNPYMHQQIYKMAEKCGFSIEKGEVVVLGCGAEDIETIREAVGETGKADTVVSILSLCSVRDAKQILGRLLNEVVRSGGEVLWYEHVKNPLASVSFWQTVFSPIWGLAFDGCRMCQDTVGILLTATKWGETFVWDIPGQEGRSLMFHQAGRFVKA, encoded by the exons ATGCCCCTCCCGTTCCCATTGGAAATTATCCCTCATTACATCCAAGTTGTTCAACTCGGACTCGTACCTACTCTCCGTGACATCCTCTCCCAGCCTTCTCTCTTGCTCAACCCACCCCGCGTCTCGCAATTATTCTTCTCCCACGTATGGCTTATTCTAGGTCCCAACATCGATTCAAATAATCGTTCTACGAAGCATGAGTTATTGTATCCTCATGCGTCGGGTGTGGTAATTGACATTGGAGCCGGCCACGGACACACGATGCAATACCTCGATCGGAAAAGGGTAACCCGCTACGTGGCTATTGAGCCAAACCCGTACATGCACCAACAGATCTATAAAATGGCCGAAAAATGTGGGTTTAGCATTGAAAAGGGAGAGGTTGTTGTCCTTGGATGCGGAGCAGAGGATATAGAAACGATCAGAGAGGCAGTGGGGGAGACCGGAAAGGCCGATACGGTTGTTTCTATTTTGAGCTTGTGCTCGGTTAGAGATGCGAAACAGATTTTAGGAAGGTTGTTAAATGAGGTGGTCCGATCTGGAGGCGAGGTATTATGGTATGAACATGTCAAGAATCCATTGGCCAGCGTGAG CTTCTGGCAAACGGTTTTCAGCCCCATTTGGGGTCTTGCATTTGACGGATGCCGGATGTGCCAGGATACAGTCGGAATACTCTTGACAGCAACTAAATGGGGAGAGACTTTTGTATGGGACATTCCAGGACAAGAAGGGAGAAGCTTAATGTTTCATCAAGCCGGGCGATTTGTTAAAGCTTAG
- a CDS encoding ATP synthase subunit D, producing MSNTVRIPDAPPPGWHSIRPWIPRLSLYVHEITSVSVTFILSCRSHIPDSPSIEEELGEKLADMKHKISDVLGKGLAVKVNNAPWQRVVMHVDEESDEEAVVILYGLMPSKHYEIELSVVAGESIKGNLTTEDELNDFDESTRAPPAVTQLNTTHQTQTVTPADTPPSSPSTTGSSSPQPRQITVEERASQLRHMHTMLTQEHDQLTAQLKTARRDAQRADAALRSEIEALKRAMEKNAAGEQRTKQKILALQESVKQALAAAVDADNEVKELERALPGLEAQRDEAEKEHTRASEAADRSTTEAKAALEQDRKRTAEVEVELTALTAKVEKMTAKRDKLATENIPELERELSSIRAEIEEIEREKEREREFNHEIDYPHHYAPQQLMSRINVAAPPFVPRNGVGHSRGAASVPAVQTGPMVKPHTHTASEGFLRGYPPLGPAIDIPSQRPSGAQPSPTATENRAIGPTGTTSRKGSLPPGAERGPAWGNV from the exons ATGTCTAACACCGTCCGCATCCCAGACGCCCCCCCTCCAGGCTGGCACTCGATCCGACCATGGATTCCACGCCTGTCGCTATACGTACACGAAATCACCTCTGTGTCTGTTACTTTCATACTCAGCTGCCGGAGCCATATACCCGACTCGCCTTCGATCGAGGAAGAACTTGGCGAGAAGCTGGCAGATATGAAGCATAAAATATCCGACGTGCTTGGGAAAGGGCTGGCGGTCAAGGTGAACAATGCACCATGGCAGCGAGTGGTCATGCATGTGGACGAAGAGTCGGACGAGGAGGCAGTAGTGATATTATATGGACTGATGCCGTCGAAACATTATGAGATCGAGCTAAGCGTGGTAGCTGGAGAAAGTATCAAGGGGAACCTGACAACCGAGGATGAACTCA ACGACTTTGACGAATCCACACGCGCACCTCCAGCCGTCACCCAACTCAATACAACTCATCAGACTCAAACCGTCACACCGGCGGACACACCTCCGTCCTCCCCGAGTACCACCGGTTCATCATCCCCCCAGCCTCGACAGATTACAGTCGAAGAACGGGCGAGTCAGCTCCGGCATATGCACACTATGCTAACTCAAGAACACGACCAATTGACAGCGCAGTTGAAAACTGCACGACGGGACGCCCAAAGAGCGGATGCGGCCTTGCGCTCAGAGATTGAGGCGCTCAAACGGGCAATGGAGAAGAATGCAGCGGGCGAGCAGAGGACTAAGCAGAAGATACTGGCACTGCAGGAATCGGTTAAACAGGCGCTCGCGGCTGCCGTAGATGCGGACAACGAAGTCAAGGAGCTGGAAAGAGCCTTGCCCGGGCTTGAAGCACAGCGGGACGAAGCAGAGAAGGAACACACGAGAGCAAGCGAGGCTGCCGATCGGTCTACAACGGAAGCCAAAGCGGCGCTGGAACAGGATCGAAAGCGGACAGccgaggtggaggtggagctgACGGCGCTAACGGCAAAAGTGGAAAAAATGACGGCGAAGAGGGACAAACTGGCAACGGAGAATATACCGGAACTCGAACGGGAGTTGTCGTCGATCAGGGCCGAGATCGAGGAGATTGAAAGAGAAAAGGAGCGGGAGCGCGAGTTCAACCACGAGATCGACTATCCACACCACTATGCGCCCCAGCAACTGATGTCACGAATCAATGTTGCTGCCCCGCCATTTGTCCCCCGAAACGGAGTCGGGCACTCGCGTGGCGCAGCGAGTGTGCCTGCTGTGCAAACTGGACCGATGGTGAAGCCTCATACGCACACGGCTAGCGAGGGATTTTTACGAGGATATCCACCTCTTGGACCAGCTATTGATATTCCGTCTCAACGACCGAGCGGTGCCCAGCCATCTCCGACCGCTACCGAGAATCGAGCCATTGGACCGACGGGAACCACGTCCAGGAAAGGATCGCTGCCTCCTGGAGCGGAACGAGGTCCAGCTTGGGGGAACGTGTGA
- a CDS encoding ribosome-recycling factor, producing MWSRSLLRLAFRPRVIIAPRPRALPSITTSACNYAKGHRKASLASTPTPEAVETHTDFTPPKGSKGHKREHEDISPVAASDEDEIINQASKKMDSTIDWFKRELAQMEARVSGRVVPSLLDPVRVKLKDAGGAAVKLDQVSTVGVRDGNVLVITLFDEANMKDVESSIINAQIPNMNPQRADARTLRIVVPKPTMEARQAVVTNASRMAEDTKVKIRTSRESGMKDLKKMGHAKHSKFADEVRITLLCSFNPD from the exons ATGTGGAGCCGTTCACTCCTCAGGCTGGCGTTTCGGCCCAGGGTAATTATAGCTCCTCGGCCTCGTGCTTTACCCTCAATTACCACTTCGGCTTGTAACTATGCCAAGGGTCACCGCAAAGCGTCTCTGGCCTCGACACCAACTCCCGAAGCGGTTGAGACACATACTGATTTCACGCCTCCAAAAGGATCCAAGGGACACAAACGAGAACACGAGGATATCAGCCCTGTTGCTGCCTCTGATGAAGACGAAATCATAAACCAGGCCAGCAAAAAGATGGACAGCACCATCGACTGGTTCAAGAGGGAACTCGCTCAAATGGAGGCTCGGGTCAGCGGTCGCGTCGTTCCTTCGCTCTTGGATCCAGTCCGAGTCAAATTAAAGGATGCTGGGGGCGCGGCAGTCAAGCTGGATCAGGTCTCAACAGTTGGTGTGCGAGATGGAAATGTACTGGTCATTACCTTGTTCGATGAAGCG AACATGAAAGACGTAGAATCTTCCATTATCAATGCTCAGATACCCAACATGAATCCCCAACGAGCAGATGCTCGAACGCTAAGAATTGTTGTTCCCAA GCCAACCATGGAAGCTCGACAAGCTGTCGTCACAAACGCCTCTCGCATGGCAGAAGATACCAAGGTCAAAATACGCACCAGCCGGGAGTCGGGAATGAAAGATCTCAAAAAGATGGGACACGCTAAACACTCCAAGTTTGCCGACGAGGTTCGCATCACTTTGCTTTGTTCATTCAATCCTGATTAA
- a CDS encoding prolyl-tRNA synthetase has translation MVATDELTARLSALSLAPSALAAHPAVSNPGQWKEALGLAPGVPSSFELCKTLVFKPKTAKSATPVPVVAIARDETETSSGALAKKFNLKDLRLATDDLLKDFFALDKDSLVLDSTIAGTSAPLALHASSPEATVFLSGKDIATYLTSLETAEAKVHVVDFAALKAEAEATPGGVGPVGKAAPAKKAEDAKIEGAVQIAIGVKKELDFPTWYTNVLIKAEMIDYYTMVRFKIKELDVENSYFPMFVSSKVLEREKDHIEGFAPEVAWVTRAGSTDLEEPIAIRPTSETVILREMDPIPPRPPSQTQPMESVVRWEFKNPQPFLRTREFLWQEGHTAHLTRPEADKEVRDILDLYRRVYEELLAVPVIPGVKSEKEKFAGGLYTTTVEGFVPTSGRGIQGATSHCLGQNFSKMFNISVEDPNLSAADKAKLTDPEAGKAYVWQNSWGLSTRTIGVMVMVHGDNQGLVLPPRVANVQVVVVPVGVTAKTTDEMREKISNACSDVVKTLKAVGVRAKADLREGYTPGYKFNDWEQKGVPIRLEIGPLDLEKSSTLSVRRDTSAKSPLPLSDIQTSVPALLETIQADMFARAKAAYDDRLKVVNDWSQLTPTLEQKCVVVIPWCEQESCEDAIKDRSAKEAAEQADERSPSSGAKSLCIPFDQERWGALEKGTKCVGCGAEAKRWTMFGRSY, from the exons ATGGTTGCCACAGACGAACTCACTGCGCGTCTCTCTGCGCTCTCATTGGCTCCTTCTGCTCTGGCTGCCCACCCAGCAGTATCCAATCCTGGCCAATGGAAAGAGGCACTTGGACTAGCTCCCGGGGTCCCAAGCTCGTTTGAGCTTTGCAAAACACTCGTATTCAAACCAAAGACGGCGAAATCAGCAACTCCTGTTCCGGTAGTCGCCATCGCTCGCGACGAGACCGAGACGAGCTCTGGGGCACTCGCAAAGAAGTTTAATCTCAAGGATCTCCGTCTGGCCACCGACGATCTCCTCAAAGACTTCTTTGCCCTTGACAAAGACTCGC TGGTTCTGGACAGCACCATCGCCGGCACATCTGCTCCCCTAGCCCTTCATGCATCCTCTCCCGAAGCTACCGTGTTCCTGTCCGGCAAAGACATCGCCACATATCTCACCAGTCTCGAAACTGCCGAAGCCAAGGTCCATGTGGTCGACTTTGCTGCGCTCAAGGCAGAGGCAGAAGCCACTCCGGGCGGTGTAGGACCAGTTGGTAAGGCTGCCCCCGCGAAAAAGGCCGAGGACGCCAAAATTGAGGGCGCTGTTCAAATTGCGATCGGTGTCAAGAAGGAACTTGATTTCCCTACTTGGTACACCAAT GTACTCATTAAAGCCGAGATGATCGACTATTACA CAATGGTTCGATTCAAGATCAAGGAGCTCGACGTTGAGAACTCGTACTTCCCCATGTTCGTCTCGAGCAAGGTACTCGAGCGTGAAAAGGACCACATTGAAGGATTCGCTCCCGAAGTAGCTTGGGTTACTCGCGC TGGAAGCACCGACCTCGAGGAACCCATCGCCATCCGTCCTACTTCTGAAACCGTCAT ACTACGCGAAATGGATCCAATCCCACCGCGACCTCCCTCTCAAACTCAACCAATGGAATCGGTCGTCCGATGGGAATTCAAAAACCCTCAGCCTTTCCTGCGCACACGTGAATTCCTCTGGCAAGAAGGCCACACTGCCCATCTCACCCGCCCCGAAGCCGACAAGGAAGTCCGGGACATTCTCGATCTCTACCGACGGGTGTACGAAGAGCTTCTCGCCGTGCCCGTCATTCCCGGTGTCAAGTCCGAAAAGGAGAAATTCGCCGGAGGGTTGTATACCACCACCGTAGAAGGATTCGTCCCCACCTCCGGACGTGGAATTCAAGGGGCAACAAGCCACTGTCTTGGCCAAAACTTCAGTAAAATGTTCAATATCAGCGTCGAGGATCCCAACTTGAGCGCAGCTGACAAGGCTAAACTCACGGACCCCGAGGCTGGCAAGGCCTACGTATGGCAAAACTCGTGGGGTCTATCGACTCGCACGATCGGAGTCATGGTCATGGTTCACGGCGATAACCAGGGTTTGGTTCTCCCCCCGAGGGTAGCGAACGTACAGGTCGTGGTTGTTCCTGTGGGTGTGACCGCCAAGACGACGGACGAGATGAGGGAGAAAATCTCGAACGCTTGCTCGGATGTCGTCAAGACGTTGAAGGCCGTTGGCGTAAGGGCCAAGGCGGATTTGCGAGAGGGGTACACTCCTGGGTACAAATTCAATGACTGGGAACAAAAG GGTGTCCCCATCCGACTCGAGATCGGGCCCCTCGACCTCGAGAAATCCAGCACGCTCTCCGTCCGCCGAGACACATCCGCCAAATCCCCGCTCCCGCTCTCCGACATCCAAACCTCCGTCCCGGCCCTGCTCGAAACGATCCAAGCCGACATGTTCGCGCGCGCCAAGGCCGCCTACGACGACCGCCTCAAAGTCGTCAACGACTGGTCCCAGCTCACGCCCACGCTCGAGCAGAAATGTGTCGTCGTTATTCCGTGGTGCGAGCAGGAATCATGCGAAGACGCGATCAAAGACCGGAGCGCCAAGGAAGCAGCCGAGCAAGCTGACGAGCGCAGTCCCTCGTCGGGCGCCAAGTCGTTGTGTATTCCGTTTGACCAGGAGAGATGGGGCGCGCTCGAAAAGGGGACCAAGTGCGTTGGGTGCGGGGCCGAGGCCAAGCGATGGACGATGTTTGGAAGGAGCTATTAA
- a CDS encoding Isoleucyl-tRNA synthetase: protein MALPSHLPLLATLRIACARCRLDLCRNLYSSARFNSTQASGKNSFANTLLLPKTSFPLWAEPSQREVPYRKKTTADLYEWQWKNRDQAQTFVLHDGPPYANGSLHCGHALNKILKDIINRFHVMQGHRVHYMPGWDCHGLPIENKALQELKGDARQSCCKDRSAAREVALREMEKQKTNFKNSALWPIGPPMDAIVPLVLSLATTDLCTGRLPRFQLCRSGTYICRRSPISAVHVAFPFNRVPRHFRRYFRQTVVPSLMIWTTTPWTVPSNMAVAVNAEIDYSIAICQDGRSFIVATSRARNWSTACLGRTRYSSLKHHAKHVTADSGTGLVHTAPAHGPEDYAAGEVPSTRAISCVRYPYDWKTKKPVIFRATSQWFTNLDKIKDKALEALKDVKFYPEASRSRLEAFVRERSEWCISRQRTWGVPIPALYDSVTDEALLTSES from the exons ATGGCTCTACCAAGTCATCTCCCACTGCTTGCAACTCTTCGCATTGCCTGTGCACGCTGCCGTCTTGATTTATGCAGAAACCTCTACTCCTCGGCTAGATTCAACAGCACTCAAGCTTCAGGCAAGAACTCATTTGCAAACACCCTTCTGTTGCCAAAGACTAGCTTTCCCTTGTGGGCCGAACCCTCTCAACGTGAGGTACCTTATCGTAAGAAGACCACAGCTGACCTTTATGAGTGGCAG TGGAAGAATAGAGACCAAGCTCAGACATTCGTGCTCCACGATGGCCCTCCATACGCTAATGGGAGTTTACATTGCG GTCATGCTCTGAACAAGATTCTGAAGGATATAATCAACCGGTTTCATGTGATGCAGGGGCACCGTGTTCA TTACATGCCAGGATGGGACTGCCATGGTTTGCCTATAGAGAACAAAGCATTGCAAGAATTAAAG GGAGACGCCCGACAATCCTGCTGCAAAGATAGATCTGCTGCTCGTGAGGTTGCACTTAGGGAAATGGAGAAACAGAAAACGAATTTCAAGAATTCGGCATTATGGCCGATTGGTCCTCCGATGGATGCTATCGTACCCTTG GTCTTATCACTCGCCACCACAGACCTGTGTACTGGTCGCCTTCCTCGATTTCAGCTCTGCCGAAGCGGAACTTACATATGTCGACGATCACCGATCTCAGCTGTTCATGTCGCTTTCCCATTCAATCGTGTTCCCCGGCACTTCAGAAGATACTTCCGGCAAACGGTGGTGCCTTCGCTGATGATATGGACTACCACTCCTTGGACCGTCCCATCGAATATGGCGGTCGCGGTCAATGCGGAAATCGATTACTCCATTGCCATTTGTCAAGATGGTAGATCTTTCATCGTTGCAACGTCCCGGGCGAGGAACTGGTCAACAGCGTGCTTGGGGAGGACCCGGTATTCGTCACTCAAACATCACG CCAAACACGTTACTGCTGACTCTGGTACCGGACTCGTGCATACAGCGCCCGCTCATGGCCCTGAGGATTACGCAGCTGGAGAGGTACCAAGCACGAGGGCGATATCTTGTGTCCG GTATCCGTATGACTGGAAAACCAAGAAGCCCGTTATATTTAG GGCGACCTCCCAGTGGTTCACCAACTTGGACAAGATAAAGGATAAAGCTCTAGAGGCATTGAAGGATGTCAAGTTTTATCCCGAAGCCT CTCGTTCTCGCTTGGAAGCATTTGTTCGCGAACGGTCCGAATGGTGTATTTCCCGGCAGCGTACATGGGGGGTACCTATTCCTGCACTCTACGATTCGGTCACCGACGAGGCCCTTCTTACCTCCGAATCATAG
- a CDS encoding nicotinamide mononucleotide adenylyltransferase produces MVTDVKDSPRPRVIEAASALLLTGLLLSSFGAALALLAARWFDLLKDEEVEILELQWSCARRQRKCTKGSEPDNESKSQIDVIIDGHEKHWKDFLVAKAVSATLFVVFGGFITFVAAMVLYSWVAHRLTTAIVTTVIAVLGTCLIVTMHLDFEFKGTLRYMSFERIRI; encoded by the exons ATGGTTACTGATGTCAAGGACTCACCTCGTCCCCGGGTTATCGAGGCCGCGAGTGCATTGCTTCTAACCGGACTATTATTATCGTCGTTTGGAGCTGCCCTTGCATTACTCGCAGCTCGATGGTTTGA TTTACTGAAAGATGAAGAGGTTGAAATATTGGAACTCCAATGGAGTTGTGCTCGAAGGCAACGTAAATGTACTAAAGGAAGCGAACCTGACAACGAGAGCAAGTCACAAATTGATGTCATCATAGACGGTCATGAAAAACACTGGAAGGACTTCCTAGTGGCAAAGGCTGTGAGCGCAACCCTTTTTGTCGTCTTCGG TGGATTTATCACATTCGTGGCAGCAATGGTCTTGTACAGCTGGGTAGCCCATCGGTTGACCACAGCCATTGTTACTACAGTTATTGCTGTG CTGGGAACCTGTCTAATTGTCACCATGCACTTAGACTTTGAATTCAAAGGAACTCTTCGATACATGTCCTTCGAGAGGATAAGGATTTAA
- a CDS encoding carboxymethylenebutenolidase yields the protein MVKYKYQPPLTHRQRGPGLILILSESYPSTAASGSGKHHLDPLPAQKWAEEGFCVLSVPASKNVDWQLAMPIVVAALEQAKELEKDKAFGLIVYESDLVNAVLQHVSSAEKISCIVAYANSDINASAGRPLLQHIASGTATPNKESSATLYRYALSGSSFVHPCSSSYNHTQATLAHTRTLTFLRTHIGGPVFDLESIWEAHTQFEFEGRDVDATMSTMVAEPYVNHIPTLTGGIGRKALTWFYARHFIHSNPDSTKMELVSRTLGPDRVVDEFVFEFVHDRVMDWILPGIPPTGKYVKVPFVAVVGFVISLNSLIVVEYTRDQASVLVQIGLLPEKLAFPGTTNEIRLPVAGIEQAEKMADPRSKESNHLIKAGAPGRI from the exons ATGGTCAAGTACAAATATCAACCCCCCCTCACGCATAGACAACGGGGGCCTGGGCTTATTCTTATATTATCCGAGAGCTACCCAAGCACAGCTGCGTCCGGGAGTGGGAAACATCACTTGGACCCTCTACCTGCCCAAAAATGGGCGGAAGAAGGATTCTGCGTCCTATCGGTGCCTGCCTCTAAAAACGTCGACTGGCAATTGGCCATGCCTATTGTCGTCGCTGCTTTGGAACAGGCAAAAGAGTTGGAAAAGGATAAGGCTTTCGGGTTGATTG TTTACGAATCGGATTTGGTGAATGCCGTGCTACAGCATGTTTCTTCAGCGGAAAAGATATCGTGCATTGTAGCATACGCCAATTCCGATATCAATGCGTCAGCCGGCCGACCTCTCTTGCAACACATTGCAAGTGGAACCGCCACGCCAAACAAGGAAAGCTCGGCGACACTCTACAGATACGCTCTATCCGGATCGAGCTTTGTCCACCCGTGTTCTTCGAGTTACAATCACACCCAAGCGACCTTGGCGCATACCAGAACTTTAACATTCTTGCGCACACACATAGGAGGACCGGTGTTCGATCTCGAGTCTATTTGGGAGGCGCATACACAGTTCGAGTTTGAAGGACGGGATGTGGATGCTACGATGAGCACCATGGTG GCCGAACCGTATGTGAATCATATCCCGACGCTTACGGGCGGCATTGGACGAAAGGCCTTGACATGGTTCTATGCGCGGCAtttcatccattccaacccggATTCGACAAAGATGGAACTTGTGAGCCGGACGCTCGGGCCTGACCGAGTGGTGGACGAGTTTGTATTTGAGTTTGTCCATGATAGGGTGATGGATTGGAT TCTTCCAGGGATACCACCCACTGGAAAATATGTCAAGGTTCCTTTTGTAGCGGTG GTCGGGTTTGTTATCTCCCTTAACTCGCTAATAGTAGTCGAATATACTAGGGATCAGGCATCGGTGTTGGTTCAGATTGGGCTTTTACCTGAAAAGTTAGCGTTTCCTGGGACAACTAACGAAATCAGGCTCCCGGTCGCTGGGATTGAGCAGGCGGAGAAGATGGCTGATCCAAGGTCAAAGGAGAGCAACCACTTGATCAAAGCCGGAGCGCCTGGGCGTATTTAA
- a CDS encoding AMP binding enzyme codes for MFGSTAGHPGLLSETWDCEMGCMRMYAWKGATAPGVVSEFVAHCCELRQGREAPCPYGTLITHGFILDAKGKKMSKSLGNVISPMSIIHGGKDKKKEPAYGADVLRLWAATVEYGKDVSLSPTVLIQAAETLRKIRNSASFIRASGPWISEFATNTWFLILLHGLEKGALEAYSTYNFQKIVHSVSAFTNNILSSFYFDIMKDTLYADSPSGPNRQKAIGVMLEILRVLCSIVAPILPHLAEEVYAHLDQSNSGSAFQLGWRSVPSIYEDMQVWHDMQHVLSIRGIVLESLERIRQEKLLRSALEACVDIKVPGNGPIASILQREKETLASLFIVSGVTLGDEIEVEHPWSHADRQIIIGSESISIRIRPSLGSKCPRCWKWTANHSKSAQNDVERPIRSSDSPWFIEDETGRTIGFEEVRSRTWGLANGVRGRWPSILEDDVVCIYSPNNVDFMAVVWGAHRLSLTVSCANPAYTKDELVYQLKATKSKLLFAHPFNIKIALEAAKEVGLETSQIITLLTPDKELNKRTYGVLNIDQLINEGLTSRENFKERKLGPGENKTKVAFYSFSSGTTGKPKAVAIPHQAVIANVIQNAAFVRLNDPTLPLEKARYRKGDVNLGVLPMFHIYGLVFVTHFGLFAGLPMVVIPKFNFVDMLKSIVNYRITHLSLVPPQVVLFCKHPATHQFDLSHCHFALVGAAPVSAELSDQFKRTLPNIHFGQAYGMTETSTIVTMIPLEHAPGPGGVAGSAGRLIQNTTAKVVKPDGSLAGYDEPGEMVVTGPQMTLRYEGNEAATKETYVDGWVHTGDEVIINKAGDVFIVDRLKELIKVRGFQVAPAELEGFLLDHPWIDDAGVIGFPDEFSGELPLAFVVLSEEGKKSGKDELFVSDKKIKYKWLEAGVVFIDAIPKNPSGKILRRTLRDKAKGLTPAKRGLQQRCSKL; via the exons ATGTTTGGTTCGACAGCGGGTCATCCTGGTCTCTTATCCGAGACTTGGGACTGCGAAATGGGGTGTATGCGGATGTATGCTTGGAAGGGAGCGACAGCACCGGGGGTGGTTTCAGAGTTTGTTGCTCACTGCTGTGAGCTGCGCCAAGGACGAGAAGCCCCGTGCCCTTACGGGACACTGATCACTCACGGATTCATTTTGGATGCCAAGGGCAAGAAAATGAGCAAGAGTCTGGGTAATGTCATTAGTCCGATGAGCATCATCCATGGCGGCAAG GATAAGAAGAAGGAACCCGCTTATGGAGCCGATGTGTTAAGGCTTTGGGCCGCGACCGTCGAATATGGAAAGGACGTATCTCTCAGCCCCACTGTTTTGATACAGGCAGCCGAGACACTGCGCAAAATACGGAATTCTGCGAG TTTCATTCGAGCATCAGGACCTTGGATTAGTGAGTTTGCAACAAATACTTGGTTCCTTATCCTA CTCCACGGGTTAGAGAAAGGCGCATTGGAGGCTTACTCAACTTATAACTTTCAGAAGA TTGTTCATTCGGTTTCTGCGTTCACAAACAACATATTGTCTTCGTTCTACTTTGACATAATGAAAGACACGCTATATGCCGATTCGCCTAGTGGGCCGAATCGGCAGAAGGCCATTGGCGTGATGTTAGAG ATCCTGCGCGTTCTTTGCAGCATTGTGGCGCCAATTCTCCCGCACCTGGCAGAAGAAGTTTACGCTCACCTTGATCAATCAAATTCTGGTAGCGCTTTCCAATTAGGCTGGAGGAGCGTG ccaagcATCTATGAAGATATGCAAGTATGGCATGATATGCAACATGTCCTTAGCATCCGCGGGATTGTTTTGGAGTCTTTGGAGAGAATCAGGCAGGAAAA GTTGCTTAGAAGCGCACTTGAGGCGTGTGTAGATATCAAAGTCCCAGGGAATGGGCCTATCGCCAGCATCCTTCAGAGGGAGA AAGAGACACTGGCTTCGCTTTTCATCGTTTCTGGCGTTACTTTGGGAGATGAAATTGAGGTGGAGCACCCCTGGTCGCACGCCGATAGGCAAATCATTATCG GCTCCGAGTCAATAAGTATTAGGATTCGCCCCTCACTTGGTTCCAAGTGTCCAAGATGCTGGAAGTGGACTGCCAACCACTCCAAGTCTGCGCAGAACGATGTGGAAAG ACCCATTCGAAGCTCGGATAGTCCCTGGTTTATTGAAGATGAAACCGGACGTACTATAGGGTTTGAAGAGGTTCGGTCACGAACTTGGGGTCTAGCGAATGGTGTACGAGGGAGGTGGCCAAGCATTC TTGAGGATGATGTTG TTTGTATATATTCTCCGAATAACGTTGATTTTATGGCCGTTGTATGGGGAGCACACCGACTGTCATTAACAGTTTCATGCGCCAACCCGGCCTATACCAAAGATGAGCTTGTTTATCAATTGAAG GCGACTAAATCCAAATTATTGTTCGCTCATCCTTTTAATATCAAAATCGCGCTGGAAGCGGCTAAAGAAGTTGGCCTGGAGACTAGTCAGATAATCACACTTTTGACCCCCGATAAAGAGCTGAACAAGCGCACTTATGGGGTTTTGAATATTGATCAATTGATAAATG AGGGCCTGACATCTCGAGAGAATTTTAAAGAAAGGAAGCTTGGTCCAGGAGAGAATAAAACAAAAGTCGCTTTTTACTCCTTCTCGAG TGGAACCACCGGCAAACCTAAGGCGGTTGCCATCCCGCACCAGGCTGTCATAGCAAATGTAATCCAAAACGCTGCATTTGTCAGGCTCAATGATCCGACGCTTCCATTGGAGAAGGCTCGTTACAGAAAGGGAGACGTTAATTTGGGGGTGTTGCCCATGTTTC ATATCTATGGCCTAGTGTTTGTC ACACATTTTGGCCTATTTGCTGGGTTGCCCATGGTTGTTATCCCAAAATTCAATTTCGTAGATATGCTTAAGAGTATCGTCAATTATCGCATTACCCATTTATC CTTGGTCCCACCTCAGGTCGTTCTTTTCTGCAAGCATCCAGCAACCCATCAATTTGACCTTTCTCATTGCCACTTTGCATTGGTTGGTGCGGCACCCGTTTCCGCAGAACTAAGCGACCAATTCAAGCGGACTTTGCCCAACATTCATTTTGGGCAAGCTTACG GTATGACCGAAACAT CTACAATTGTTACAATGATCCCGCTAGAACATGCGCCCGGTCCAGGTGGAGTCGCTGGAAGTGCTGGAAGACTTATTCAGAATACTACGGCAAAAGTGGTCAAACCTGATGGAAGTCTTGCCGGATATGACGAGCCAGGCGAAATGGTTGTGACAGGTCCACAAATGACTCTTCGATACGAAGGAAATGAAGCAGC CACTAAAGAAACTTATGTAGATGGCTGGGTGCATACTGGAGATGAGGTTATCATTAATAAAGCCGGAGACGTTTTCATAGTCGACAGGCTGAAAGAACTCATCAAGGTGCGGGGATTCCAGGTTGCCCCTGCGGAACTGGAAGGCTTTCTACTGGATCATCCTTGGATCGACGACGCAGGTGTCATCGGGTTTCCTGACGAATTCTCAGGAGAGCTACCACTCGCGTTTGTAGTTCTTTCTGAAGAAGGGAAGAAAAGCGGCAAGGACGAACTC TTTGTGTCAGATAAAAAGATCAAGTATAAATGGCTCGAAGCAGGCGTGGTGTTCATCGATGCGATACCAAAGAACCCCAGCGGAAAGATACTG CGCCGTACCTTGCGAGATAAAGCTAAAGGGCTCACGCCAGCCAAGAGAGGTCTACAACAACGATGCTCCAAGCTCTAA